TAATGAATTTCCAACTCCATATGTTGCAGTGTATGTCCAATATACAGATGGTATACAAGGAACGAACGTTCTAGTTATCAAGTCATCAGACGCTAAGATTATTGCTGATTTGATGATGGGAGGAAGTGGTCAAGTTTTAGACGATAACTTAACGGAGATGGATATTAGTGCAGTGCAAGAAGCAATGAACCAAATGATGGGTTCATCTGCAACGTCGATGTCCACGATTTTTAATTCAAAAGTTAACATTTCACCGCCAGGAATTGATATTCTTAATTTAACCGAGGGAATAGGGGAAGAAAATATTCCAAATGATGATATTCTTATTAAAGTTTCCTTCCGTCTGCGTGTAGGGACGTTAATTGATTCGAATATCATGCAAATAACAACCGTTGATTTAGCAAAAAAGATGGTTGGTCAGTTATTAGGAACAGATACTTCAAGTACAAATTCTTCCACTCGTAATGTTCAAGAAGAGACAAGCAATGATTATGATTTATCTAATCTACATGATGTGATTGATCTTCCAAAAGGGATTGAATATCAGTCAAAACCGACGAACCGTTATGAAAAAGGAGATACCTATTATCATTCTTCTGGAAATGTAACGAATAAAGAGCAAGTAAATCAGAATCCCAAAATACAAACCGCACAATTTGCAGATTTTGATTTACAAAAATCTGTAAAAAACTTAGATCCTAATTTAGAAATCTTGATGGATATTCCTTTACAAATTACAGTAGAATTAGGTAGAACAAGAAAAATGATCAAAGAGATTTTAGAATTGGCACAGGGTTCAATCATTGAATTAGATAAATTAGCTGGAGAACCTGTGGATATTCTTGCAAACAATAAGTTAATTGCTAAAGGTGAAGTGGTCGTTATTGATGAAAATTTTGGCGTCAGGGTCACAGATATTATTAGTCAATCTGATCGAATTCGCAAATTGCAATAATCATGAAAGGAGAAAGAACAATATGGGAAAAAGAATTTTAGTTGTTGATGATGCAGCGTTTATGAGAATGATGATTAAGGAAATTTTAACTAAAAATGGTTTTGAGGTAATTGGTGAAGCGAGCGATGGAATACAGGCTGTGGAAAAGTATAAAGAACTCCGACCAGATTTGGTAACCTTAGATATTACGATGCCTGAAATGGATGGCATTACAGCACTAAAAGAAATTAAAAAAATTGATCCGAATGTAAAAGTGATCATGTGTTCAGCAATGGGACAACAAGCAATGGTTATTGATGCAATTCAAGCAGGAGCGAAAGACTTTATTGTTAAACCTTTCCAGGCTGATCGTGTGATTGAAGCGATTACGAAAGCACTTGGATAAGGATGACATCATATGGTTCGTTTTTTTCATTATTCATTATTTTCTTATTGTCCCCATCTCAGATTTCATTTGCAGAGGAAAATCAAACTTTTCAAGAACCTAATCTGGGGTGGCAATTCTTTAAACTTATTTTCTTTTTGTTTCTCATATTAGCAATGATCTACTTTCTGTTTCGTTTTCTCTCCCGGAAAAACGGTTTGGTTCGCTCAAATGCTTTTCAACTTCTTGGAGGGATTCCATTAGGACAAAATAAATCGATTCAATTCGTGGAAATAGGTCAAAAAATTTATGTTTTAGGTATTGGACAAGATGTTCACTTGTTACAGATCATTGATAACCAAGAAGAATTGCAACAAATAAGAGATTTGGTATCTGCTCCTTCTATCGCAAATGATAGATTGATAGGATGGTTAAATCACATAAAATCTGTTTTTTCTCCTTTAAAACGTTTCATGGAGAAGAAAAATTTAGAAAAAATCCACTCAATAAAATCATTTGAAGAATTACTGAATCGAAAAATGGCAGACTTAAAAGAGCAACGAACACAATCATTAAAGGAAATTATTCACACGAAAAGTGATACCTCAACAGAAAAATTAGGGAAAAGGGATTCAGATGAATAAGAAAATTGGCTATATATTTTTTGGCTTCTTCATTTTCCTGTTGTTCATTCCTCTAACTGTTCATGCTGAATCGAGTGTAGTTATACCTGGATTCGATTTTAAAGTAGGAACATCGGATCAACCTCAGGATGTAATGACATCTCTTCAGATTTTGTTGCTATTAACTGTTCTATCATTGGCACCTGCAATTTTAATATTAATGACGAGCTTTACTAGAATCGTCATTGTTCTATCATTTGTGAGAAATGCACTAGCTACTCAGCAAATGCCACCAAATCAAGTGATTATAGGATTAGCATTATTCTTAACGTTGTTTGTCATGGGACCAACTTTTACCGAAGTGAATCAAAAGGCGTTACAACCATATATGAATGGGAAAATTACTCAACAACAAGCCTTTAATGAAGCAGCAAAGCCCTTTAAGCAATTTATGATCAAACAAACAAGAGAAAAAGATATTCTTTTATTTTTAAATTATGCCAAAATGGACAAGCCAAAAAACGTGGATCAAATGCCTCTTAGTGTGCTAGTTCCAGCATTTGCAATTAGTGAATTAAAAACAGCGTTTCAAATGGGCTTCATGATTTTTATACCATTCTTAATTATCGATATGGTTGTATCGAGTATCTTAATGGCAATGGGAATGATGATGCTCCCACCAGTTATGATTTCATTACCATTTAAGATTTTACTATTTATACTTGTTGATGGATGGTATTTAGTTGTGAAATCTTTATTAGAAAGCTTCCATTAGGAGTGGAAAACTATGTCGGAAAACTTTGTGATTCATCTTTTTGAGAATGCCGTTTATACGATCTTAATCGTAAGTGCACCGGTCATCGGTTTGGGCCTTTTAGTAGGATTACTGGTTAGTATTTTTCAAGCAACTACGCAAATTCAAGAACAAACATTAGCTTTTGTTCCTAAGATTGTTGCTGTTTTACTTGCTATTGTTTTTTTTGGACCATGGATGCTATCTCGATTAGTAGAATTTACTCAAGCAATCTTTGGCCAATTAGGTAATTTTATAGGATGATATCTTCATGTTTACATTTACATACTTTTATCTATTCTTACTTGTCTTTATTCGAATGACATCATTTTTTGTAACTGCTCCCGTTTTTTCTTCACGAGGAGTTCCAACATCTTATAAACTAGGATTCGCCTTTTTCATTTCATTGGTTATTTTACCTGTGATTAAGGTGAATGTTAATGATTTGACAATCGATGGAACCTATTTGTTTTATCTTTTTCGTGAAATTTTGGTTGGTTTAGCATTGGGATGGCTTGCACAATTACTTTTTATGTCTGTTCAAGTTGCAGGCTCATTGATTGACATGCAAATTGGTTTTGCGATCGCCAATGTAATTGATCCGCAAACAGGAATTCAAAGTCCTATTATGGGAAATTTCAAATATATGTTTGCCATTCTTTTATTACTAGCTTTAGATGGTCACCATCTTTTTATTGATGGTATAGTTTCTAGTTACTATAAAATCCCTATTGGTATGGATTGGATATCTCAGCTTGATCACGAGTCTATCATTCGTTTTGGTATCGATATATTCCAATCGATGTTTATTATCGCGTTTAAGATGGCTGCGCCAATCGTTGGAACGGTTTTTTTAAGTGACATGGCATTGGGAATTGTTTCAAGAACTGTTCCTCAATTCAATATCTTTGTTGTAGGTTTACCAATCAAAATCATCGTTACCTTTTTGATGATGATTGTGATCGCCCCAGGGTTCATTTATATTTTAAAACAACTCTTTGCAGAGACGTTTATTTCGATGAAACAATTGCTAGATTTAATGGGGTCATAATATGAAGCAACTACCAATGAATCTGCAATATTTTGCAGGTGAGAAAACTGAAAAAGCAACGCCCCAGAAAAAAAAGGAGGCGCGTAAGAAAGGGCAGGTTGCCAAAACAGCAGAACTTTCCTCTGCAATTATCTTTCTATTATCATTTTTACTATTTTATTTATCAGGCCCTTATTTATCCAAACATATATTGAATATTTATAGAAAGTTTTTTAATCAATATCTTTTATATGATGTAACTATAGATAACATACGACCACTTTTTCTTGGAATACTTTCTGATTTAATCTGGGCAATACTTCCGATTTTTGCGATTACGTTGATTGGGGGCCTTACCGGAAACTTAATGCAGATTGGTTTTATGTTTATCAGTGAACCCTTAAAGATTAAATTAGATCGGTTAAATCCGCTAGAAGGGGCAAAAAGAATTTTCTCCAAAAGAGCACTTGTTGATCTATTAAAATCGATTTTTAAAATTATCGTAGTTGGTTATACAACTTATGCTGTTTTATGGGATAACAGAGAAAAATTATTAAGTTTATATCAGTTTGATCTGAATGGGATCGTTTCGATTATCGGTAAATTAATGCTAGAAATTGGGTTAAAGTCCTCAGTTTTGTTCATTGTCCTATCTATATTTGATTATGTATATCAACGTTACGATTACGAGAAAAATCTTCGGATGTCTAAACAGGAGATAAAAGAGGAATTTAAGAAATCAGAAGGTGATCCTTTAATTAAAGGGAAAATAAAAGAAAGGCAACGACAAATGGCTATGAGTAGAATGATGCAAGCGATACCTGAAGCAGATGTCGTGATTACAAACCCTACTCACTTTGCAGTAGCCATTTCCTATAAACCAAATGAAATGGAAGCCCCTAAAGTCGTTGCCAAAGGTATGGATTATTTAGCATTGAAAATAAAAGAGGTAGCAAAAGAACATGACATTGCTATCGTTGAAAATAAGTGGTTAGCTAGATCTTTATACTATCAATTGGAAATTGATGATTTTATTCCGACTGAATTATATCAAGCAGTCGCAGAAGTCTTGGCTTACGTTTATCGAATTAAGGGTGTAGCCAAGGTTAAATAGGGAGGAGAACAGAGTTGAAACAGTTTCGACAGATTGCCATACCAGTCACCATTGTTCTTATAATCATGATGATGGTTCTTCCTCTGCCTACATGGTTATTAAGCTTTCTCCTTATTATCAATATTTCGCTATCATTAACGATTCTATTAGTTTCAATGTTTACGACAGAACCGCTGCAATTTTCCATCTTTCCTTCATTGCTATTAATTACAACATTGTTTCGACTTGCTTTAAACGTATCAACCACCCGTTCGATTTTAACACGTGGTGATGCAGGGAAAGTCATTGAGGCATTCGGGCAATTTGTTGTTGGGGGAAATCCAGTAGTTGGTTTTATTGTTTTTATGATACTTGTTGTGATCCAATTCGTAGTTATTACAAAAGGATCAGAACGAGTAGCGGAAGTAGCTGCACGTTTTACCCTGGATGCAATGCCGGGAAAACAGATGAGTATTGATGCAGATCTAAATGCGGGTATGATTACGGAACAGGAAGCAAGGGAAAGACGAAGAACGATTGAAAGGGAAGCAGATTTTTATGGAGCAATGGACGGAGCGAGTAAATTTGTAAAAGGTGATGCCATTGCGGGAATTGTTATTCTGATTATTAATATTATTGGCGGTTTTATCATTGGAATGGTTTATTTTCATCTTGATGTAGCTCAGTCTGCAGCAAGGTTTACATTATTATCTATCGGTGATGGATTGGTAAGTCAAATCCCCGCTCTAATGATCTCAACAGCAACTGGTATTATTGTTACGAGAGCTGCATCAGAAGGTAATTTAAGTGAAGATGTAACTAGTCAAATTTTCGCTTATCCTAAACTTTTGTATATTGTTGCAGCCACTATTGCAGTACTAGGATTTTTTATATCTCCAATTACTACCTTTCCAGTTGCTGGTGTCTTAGCAATAGGTGGGTACCGTATGCAACAGAACCAATTAAAAGAACAAGTGATCAATGAACAAATTGAAGAAGAGCAAGAAATGGAACAAATACGTAGTCCTGAAAATGTTATGCAGTTGCTTTCTATTGATCCGATTGAATTTGAATTTGGCTACGGTTTGATTCCACTAGCTGATGCAAACCAGGGAGGTGACTTGTTAGATCGGGTTATCATGATTCGTAGGCAAATTGCCCTCGAATTGGGTTTAATGGTACCTGTTATTCGTATTCGTGATAATATTCAATTAAAACCAAATCAGTACATCATTAAAATTCGTGGTAACCTTGTTGCAGAAGGTGAGATCTTACTTGATCATTACTTAGCGATGAGTTCAGGAGTGGATGATGATTCAGTTACAGGGATTGAAACGACAGAACCAGCTTTTGGATTACCAGCTTTGTGGATTAATGAAGAAGTGAGAGAAAAAGCGGAGATAGCAGGTTATACCGTTGTTGATGCTCCTTCTGTTGTGGCTACTCATCTAACGGAAGTTATCAAACGACACGCTCACGAATTATTAGGAAGACAAGAAGTACGAGCACTTGTAGATCATGTAAAAGAATCACAACCAGCTCTTATTGAAGAACTAGTTCCAAACTTGTTATCGATAGGGGAGATTCAAAAGGTTTTAGCGAATTTACTTAAAGAGAAAGTTTCAATCAGAAATCTTGTAACGATTTTTGAAACACTAGCTGATTATGCTAGTTATACAAAAGACCCGTTCGTATTAACCGAGTATGTAAGACAAGCCCTAGCAAGACAAATCACTTTACAATATGCAGAAAATGGCAAACTGTTAAAAGTAATTACAATTGGTCCCGATCTAGAAAAGAAGATTGCAGAGAGCATTCAACATTCAGAACAAGGAAATTATTTAGCTTTAGACCCTACCACTTCCCAAATCATTTATCGTAATGTAAGCGAGCAAATCAATCGAATCGTAAAAACGGGAAGTCAACCTATTTTTTTAATTTCGCCTATGATTCGAATGTATTTTAGACAAGTAGTAGAACGTCTTATGCCAGAAGTTCCGGTTTTATCTTATAATGAATTAGAACCTCATGTTGAAGTGCAAAGCATAGGAGTGGTGAATTTACAGTGAGGGTAAAACGATATGTTTCAAATACACTACCGCAAGCAATGGAACAGATTAAAGTGGAGTTAGGAGAAGATGCGATTATATTGCATACAAAAAAGATTAAGGTTGGAGGATTTTTGGGCTTTTTTGGAAAGGAAAAAGTAGAAGTGATCGCTGCAGTTGATCAAAAGAGTGAAAAATCACTTCCTAAAAATTCAACTTCATCACGACAGATCGAAAATGTGAATAAAATAAAAGGGTCGCAAACGGTTCACTCATCTAATGATTCAGACCCCAATCAACCTTCAACACAATCTGATACAATCATTCAAGAGGTTAAAGACATCAAGAAACTAATGGTTCAACTGATGATGAACCAACAAAGCAATGGTGTGGATTCTAACTATTCTGATGAAGTAAAAGAAGTATATCAACGCCTGATTAAACAGGGAGTTGAAGAAGAACTTGCAGGAACTATTATTTCAGAAGTTATACAAAATATAGGGGAAAATTACCAAAAAAAACATGTTTATGAAGTCACAATCCAAAAAATTATTGAAAAGTTGCGTAAGAATGGTACGAATAAAGAAATTCAATCCCAAACGAAATTGATCCATGTCGTTGGACCAACTGGAGTAGGCAAAACGACGACGATCGCAAAACTAGCTGCTGAGAGTGTACTTAAACATCACAAAAAAATTGCCTTTATTACGGCAGATACATATCGTATTGCTGCTGTTGACCAACTCCGTACATATGCAGAGATATTAAACACACCTATTGAAGTGGTATTTTCACCACAAGATACAATAAAAGCTTTAGAAAAATTGAAAGATTATGATCTCATCTTTATGGATACTGCGGGTCGAAATTATCATAATGAGATGTATATATCGGAGTTAAATCATCTTCTATCAACAAATTTTAAAAGTGAAACTTATTTAGTTTTAAGCTTAACTCACAAATATGAAGATATGCTTTCGATTCTTGAACGCTTTAAGAATGTTAAAATAGATAAATTATTATTTACTAAATTTGATGAGACGATAACCTATGGCGCCATTGTTAACATAGTTTCAAAATTTCCATATCAGGTGTCTTATCTAACAATTGGGCAAAATGTCCCGGATGATATCGAAATTTTTGATGAGGAGAAAATTGCGAAAGCCATTTTAGGAGGGGTGATCGGTGATAAGCAATGATCAAGCAGAAAGCCTTCGAAGAAAATTACAAACCTCTCCTCAGAAAGTGCAATCAACTCGTGTAATTACGATCACGAGTGGTAAAGGTGGAGTAGGGAAATCGAATTTCACCTTAAACTTTGCATTGGCTTTATTGGACCATAACCACAAAACAACCATTCTAGATGCTGATATCGGTTTAGCAAATATCGATGTTTTAATGGGAGTTCATTCCAGATATACTTTACAAGATCTTTTAGAACAACGACTTGGTATTTGGGAAATTATTGAAAAAGGACCTAAAGGTCTCAACTTCATTGCTGGAGGTTCAGATTTAGAATTGTTTATAAGTCAACAAAACCAGCAAAACGTGTCCTACCTATTTGAACAATTTCAATTATTAAATGGACATGTTGATACCTTACTTGTAGATACGGGAGCAGGCATATCACCTGAATCATTAAAGTTTATGCTCTCTTCTGATGAAGTGTTCTTGGTTACTACTCCCGAACCAACAGCGATTACGGATGCCTATGCGATCATTAAAATGATTCATTCCAGGGAAAAAACAAAAAAAGTCTCTTTAATTATTAATCGGTCCTCTGATGAAAAAGAAGCGCTTAGTACAGCAAATCGTATCCGGATCGTTTCAAAAAACTTTTTAGATTTTGATATCCATTACCTTGGATATATCACTAACGATGAACATGTATCAAAAGCAGTAAAGAGACAGGAGCCATTTTATTTATCCTATCCTAATAGTAAGGCTAGTAAAAACATAAGAACAATTGTTGAAAAGTACATTCAAAAACAAGAACCATATCCAATAGGTGGAACAAAAGCTTTTTTGGAAAAAATGTATTCCTTGTTTCGTAGATAGGAGTGATGGTTTGACAAAAGTACGTGCACTCGTTGTCGATGACTCTTTTTTCATGAGAAAGTTAATCTCTGATCTTTTGTCGAAAAGTGGACTTATTGAAGTTGTTGATACAGCTAAAGATGGGATAGAAGCAATTGACAAAATAAAAAAGTTAAAACCAGATGTCGTTACCCTCGACGTTGAGATGCCAAGGATGAATGGGTTGGAAGCACTAGAACAAATTATGAAAAACCATCCTGTCCCGATCATTATGGTAAGTAGTCTTACAAAAACAGGAACAGACACTACGATCCATGCACTACAACTTGGGGCCTTTGACTTTATTGCGAAACCATCAGGAGCAATATCGTTTGACATTGCAAAAGTAAAAGATGAATTGGTTGATAAGATATTAATTGCGTATCGACAAAAGGAAAAATGGATCAGGCAGTGGAATATAAATAAGAAAGGTTTTATTAGTATACGAAATCAAACTCAAAAGTATATTGAGCAGCTTAAAGATAATCAGAACATTCAAGGAATTGTGGCGATCGGTACATCAACCGGTGGACCAAAAGCTTTACAAGAAGTTGTTACAAAATTACCTAAAAATATTCCTTATGCGATTCTGATTGTTCAACATATGCCAGCAGGCTTTACAAAGTCACTTGCTACCCGTTTAGATTCTATTTCAGAAATTCATGTAGTGGAAGCAGAAGATAAACAAGCTTTACAACCTGGAACGGCATACATTGCACCAGGCGACTATCATATGGTTGTGGAACGACAATCCAACCAATATTTCATTCGATTGAATCAAAATGATCCTGTTGGTGGACATCGACCATCTGTGGATGTATTATTCAAGTCATTATCGGATGTACCTCTAAATAAAGTAATGGTCATTATGACCGGGATGGGAAGTGATGGAACGAAAGGACTTCAATCGATGCACAAAGATGGAAATGTGATAAGGATTGCAGAAGATGAAAGCACTTGTGTTGTTTTTGGAATGCCAAAATCTGCAATTAAAAGTGGAGTGATAGATATGATTGTTCCTTTATATGATATTGCAAATAAAATCGTAGAAACGATACAAAAACAAAGAGGGTGGCAATCATGGAATTAAATCAATATCTTGATATTTTTTTAGAAGAATCAAAAGAACATTTGCAAAATTTAAATGAAAAATTATTAGCACTGGAAACGGATACTCAAAATACTGATCTTGTCAATGAAATCTTTCGATCTGCCCATACATTAAAAGGAATGGCTGCAACGATGGGCTTTGAAAAAATGGCAAGCTTAACCCATGAGATGGAAAATGTGCTCGATCAGGTCCGAAATCATAAAAAAGTCGTAGATTCAAATATGATGGATGTTATTTTTCATTGTGTAGATCGCTTAGAAAAAATGGTCGAAATGATCGTAAATGAAGGTCATGATCAAGTTGATACTGAAGATCTCATTACACAACTTGAAACCATATTATCAGGAAATCCAGTACATGATTTGAAAGAAGTGAATTCAAATCATTCTACTACAACAAATAATCTACAAAGTCAAACATTACTTACGTTTGATGAATATGAATTAACGGTACTTTTACAGTCGATGGAATCTGATTTTTCTATTTATCAAATTCAAGTGAATCTTGATGAAGAAACAATTCTCAAATCAGCTAGAGCCTTTATGGTCTTTAAGGAACTAGAGAATTATGGAGAAATTCTTAAGTCGAATCCACCAGTAGAAGAAATTGAAAACGATGAATTTGGTAATGATTTTACGATTATACTGATTTCGAAAAAGAATCAAGAAGAAATCCGAAAAGCGATTCTAAATATTTCTGAGATTCAATCAATTCATATTCTAGAAATAAAAAAAGATCAACTCACAAGTCAAAATCAACATATGGAAACTCAAACGGTCGAAAAGAATAGCAATAAATCATCAGCAGGTACGAATGGCCAACAGAAAAAACATTTGTCGGCAAAAACGATTCGAGTTGATATTGAGCGTTTAGATGAATTGATGAATCTATTTAGCGAACTTGTGATCGATCGGGGACGTCTGGAACAGTTAGCAAATGAAATCAATCATGCTGAACTAACAGATACTGTAGAGCATATGAATAGAATTAGCAGTAATCTACAAAATATTATTCTTAACCTTCGAATGGTTCCAGTTGAGCAAGTATTTAATCGTTTTCCCAGGATGGTTCGTGATTTGGCAAAGGAATTAAATAAGAAAGTAAATCTAAATATTTTTGGTGCAGAAACCGAACTTGATCGCACAGTAATTGATGAGATTGGTGATCCACTCGTTCATTTACTTCGAAATGCAGTGGATCATGGACTTGAATCGGTTGAAGAAAGAATTAAAAATCATAAACCTGAAGAGGGAGAAATTACTTTAAAAGCGTACCATAGTGGCAATTATGTTTTTATTGAAATTACTGATGATGGACGGGGAATTAATCGAGAAAAAGTGTTAAATAAAGCGATTGAAAAAAAATTAATTACGAGAGAAGAAGGGAACCAGCTATCTGACAAACAAGTATATAATCTTCTTTTCCAGTCGGGATTTAGCACTG
This sequence is a window from Tepidibacillus fermentans. Protein-coding genes within it:
- the fliR gene encoding flagellar biosynthetic protein FliR, whose product is MFTFTYFYLFLLVFIRMTSFFVTAPVFSSRGVPTSYKLGFAFFISLVILPVIKVNVNDLTIDGTYLFYLFREILVGLALGWLAQLLFMSVQVAGSLIDMQIGFAIANVIDPQTGIQSPIMGNFKYMFAILLLLALDGHHLFIDGIVSSYYKIPIGMDWISQLDHESIIRFGIDIFQSMFIIAFKMAAPIVGTVFLSDMALGIVSRTVPQFNIFVVGLPIKIIVTFLMMIVIAPGFIYILKQLFAETFISMKQLLDLMGS
- the fliQ gene encoding flagellar biosynthesis protein FliQ, translated to MSENFVIHLFENAVYTILIVSAPVIGLGLLVGLLVSIFQATTQIQEQTLAFVPKIVAVLLAIVFFGPWMLSRLVEFTQAIFGQLGNFIG
- a CDS encoding MinD/ParA family protein — its product is MISNDQAESLRRKLQTSPQKVQSTRVITITSGKGGVGKSNFTLNFALALLDHNHKTTILDADIGLANIDVLMGVHSRYTLQDLLEQRLGIWEIIEKGPKGLNFIAGGSDLELFISQQNQQNVSYLFEQFQLLNGHVDTLLVDTGAGISPESLKFMLSSDEVFLVTTPEPTAITDAYAIIKMIHSREKTKKVSLIINRSSDEKEALSTANRIRIVSKNFLDFDIHYLGYITNDEHVSKAVKRQEPFYLSYPNSKASKNIRTIVEKYIQKQEPYPIGGTKAFLEKMYSLFRR
- the fliP gene encoding flagellar type III secretion system pore protein FliP (The bacterial flagellar biogenesis protein FliP forms a type III secretion system (T3SS)-type pore required for flagellar assembly.), whose protein sequence is MNKKIGYIFFGFFIFLLFIPLTVHAESSVVIPGFDFKVGTSDQPQDVMTSLQILLLLTVLSLAPAILILMTSFTRIVIVLSFVRNALATQQMPPNQVIIGLALFLTLFVMGPTFTEVNQKALQPYMNGKITQQQAFNEAAKPFKQFMIKQTREKDILLFLNYAKMDKPKNVDQMPLSVLVPAFAISELKTAFQMGFMIFIPFLIIDMVVSSILMAMGMMMLPPVMISLPFKILLFILVDGWYLVVKSLLESFH
- a CDS encoding flagellar biosynthetic protein FliO — protein: MIYFLFRFLSRKNGLVRSNAFQLLGGIPLGQNKSIQFVEIGQKIYVLGIGQDVHLLQIIDNQEELQQIRDLVSAPSIANDRLIGWLNHIKSVFSPLKRFMEKKNLEKIHSIKSFEELLNRKMADLKEQRTQSLKEIIHTKSDTSTEKLGKRDSDE
- a CDS encoding response regulator, with product MGKRILVVDDAAFMRMMIKEILTKNGFEVIGEASDGIQAVEKYKELRPDLVTLDITMPEMDGITALKEIKKIDPNVKVIMCSAMGQQAMVIDAIQAGAKDFIVKPFQADRVIEAITKALG
- the flhA gene encoding flagellar biosynthesis protein FlhA; its protein translation is MKQFRQIAIPVTIVLIIMMMVLPLPTWLLSFLLIINISLSLTILLVSMFTTEPLQFSIFPSLLLITTLFRLALNVSTTRSILTRGDAGKVIEAFGQFVVGGNPVVGFIVFMILVVIQFVVITKGSERVAEVAARFTLDAMPGKQMSIDADLNAGMITEQEARERRRTIEREADFYGAMDGASKFVKGDAIAGIVILIINIIGGFIIGMVYFHLDVAQSAARFTLLSIGDGLVSQIPALMISTATGIIVTRAASEGNLSEDVTSQIFAYPKLLYIVAATIAVLGFFISPITTFPVAGVLAIGGYRMQQNQLKEQVINEQIEEEQEMEQIRSPENVMQLLSIDPIEFEFGYGLIPLADANQGGDLLDRVIMIRRQIALELGLMVPVIRIRDNIQLKPNQYIIKIRGNLVAEGEILLDHYLAMSSGVDDDSVTGIETTEPAFGLPALWINEEVREKAEIAGYTVVDAPSVVATHLTEVIKRHAHELLGRQEVRALVDHVKESQPALIEELVPNLLSIGEIQKVLANLLKEKVSIRNLVTIFETLADYASYTKDPFVLTEYVRQALARQITLQYAENGKLLKVITIGPDLEKKIAESIQHSEQGNYLALDPTTSQIIYRNVSEQINRIVKTGSQPIFLISPMIRMYFRQVVERLMPEVPVLSYNELEPHVEVQSIGVVNLQ
- the flhB gene encoding flagellar biosynthesis protein FlhB; translated protein: MKQLPMNLQYFAGEKTEKATPQKKKEARKKGQVAKTAELSSAIIFLLSFLLFYLSGPYLSKHILNIYRKFFNQYLLYDVTIDNIRPLFLGILSDLIWAILPIFAITLIGGLTGNLMQIGFMFISEPLKIKLDRLNPLEGAKRIFSKRALVDLLKSIFKIIVVGYTTYAVLWDNREKLLSLYQFDLNGIVSIIGKLMLEIGLKSSVLFIVLSIFDYVYQRYDYEKNLRMSKQEIKEEFKKSEGDPLIKGKIKERQRQMAMSRMMQAIPEADVVITNPTHFAVAISYKPNEMEAPKVVAKGMDYLALKIKEVAKEHDIAIVENKWLARSLYYQLEIDDFIPTELYQAVAEVLAYVYRIKGVAKVK
- a CDS encoding protein-glutamate methylesterase/protein-glutamine glutaminase: MTKVRALVVDDSFFMRKLISDLLSKSGLIEVVDTAKDGIEAIDKIKKLKPDVVTLDVEMPRMNGLEALEQIMKNHPVPIIMVSSLTKTGTDTTIHALQLGAFDFIAKPSGAISFDIAKVKDELVDKILIAYRQKEKWIRQWNINKKGFISIRNQTQKYIEQLKDNQNIQGIVAIGTSTGGPKALQEVVTKLPKNIPYAILIVQHMPAGFTKSLATRLDSISEIHVVEAEDKQALQPGTAYIAPGDYHMVVERQSNQYFIRLNQNDPVGGHRPSVDVLFKSLSDVPLNKVMVIMTGMGSDGTKGLQSMHKDGNVIRIAEDESTCVVFGMPKSAIKSGVIDMIVPLYDIANKIVETIQKQRGWQSWN
- the flhF gene encoding flagellar biosynthesis protein FlhF, with translation MRVKRYVSNTLPQAMEQIKVELGEDAIILHTKKIKVGGFLGFFGKEKVEVIAAVDQKSEKSLPKNSTSSRQIENVNKIKGSQTVHSSNDSDPNQPSTQSDTIIQEVKDIKKLMVQLMMNQQSNGVDSNYSDEVKEVYQRLIKQGVEEELAGTIISEVIQNIGENYQKKHVYEVTIQKIIEKLRKNGTNKEIQSQTKLIHVVGPTGVGKTTTIAKLAAESVLKHHKKIAFITADTYRIAAVDQLRTYAEILNTPIEVVFSPQDTIKALEKLKDYDLIFMDTAGRNYHNEMYISELNHLLSTNFKSETYLVLSLTHKYEDMLSILERFKNVKIDKLLFTKFDETITYGAIVNIVSKFPYQVSYLTIGQNVPDDIEIFDEEKIAKAILGGVIGDKQ
- the fliY gene encoding flagellar motor switch phosphatase FliY; translation: MSREMLSQDEIDALLRQTLGDQENSVDIDEYLTPMEQDALGEIGNISFGSASTALSTLLGTKVEITTPTVSAIERKNLANEFPTPYVAVYVQYTDGIQGTNVLVIKSSDAKIIADLMMGGSGQVLDDNLTEMDISAVQEAMNQMMGSSATSMSTIFNSKVNISPPGIDILNLTEGIGEENIPNDDILIKVSFRLRVGTLIDSNIMQITTVDLAKKMVGQLLGTDTSSTNSSTRNVQEETSNDYDLSNLHDVIDLPKGIEYQSKPTNRYEKGDTYYHSSGNVTNKEQVNQNPKIQTAQFADFDLQKSVKNLDPNLEILMDIPLQITVELGRTRKMIKEILELAQGSIIELDKLAGEPVDILANNKLIAKGEVVVIDENFGVRVTDIISQSDRIRKLQ